From a single Lolium rigidum isolate FL_2022 chromosome 7, APGP_CSIRO_Lrig_0.1, whole genome shotgun sequence genomic region:
- the LOC124676786 gene encoding dihydroorotate dehydrogenase (quinone), mitochondrial-like encodes MSSAAASAWRRSLRGALLRGSPWRAGAGPSRQASTASAASSGAPAGPAAATNKVPPPPRKGRLLTGAMIGLTIAGGAYVSTTDEATLCGWIFRSTELVNPLFALLDAEFAHRLAVTAAAHGFVPKEKRPDPPVLGLEVWGRNFTNPIGLAAGFDKNAEAVEGLLGLGFGFVEVGSVTPQPQEGNPKPRIFRLKEHGAVINRCGFNSEGIVVVAKRLGAQHGKRKMEETSSYPSSTSNVKQGGKAGPGILGVNLGKNKTSEDAAADYIQGVHSLSQYVDYLVINISSPNTPGLRALQGRKQLRELVKKVHDARDEMQWAEDGPPPLLVKIAPDLSKEDLEDIAAVALSSKLDGLIISNTTIARPPPADAHPLAQETGGLSGKPLFDSSTRVLKEMYILTGGTVPLIGCGGVTSGEDAYKKIRSGATLVQLYTALAYGGPALIPRIKAELAECLERTVVGILHGCTIDSAWIRQARVAHRW; translated from the exons atgtcctccgccgccgccagcgcgtGGCGGCGCTCCCTCCGCGGCGCACTCCTGCGCGGCTCCCCGtggcgcgccggcgccggcccctCCCGGCAGGCCAGCACGGCTTCCGCAGCTTCGTCGGGCGCGCCGGCCGGACCCGCGGCTGCTACTAATAAGGTGCCCCCGCCTCCCCGCAAG GGTAGGCTTTTGACTGGCGCCATGATAGGGCTGACTATTGCTGGAGGTGCTTACGTGAGTACTACCGACGAGGCCACACTTTG TGGCTGGATATTCAGATCAACAGAACTGGTGAATCCACTTTTTGCACTGCTGGATGCAGAGTTTGCTCATCGTTTGGCTGTTACTGCTGCTGCTCATGGATTTGTTCCAAAAGAAAAGAGACCTGATCCACCAGTTCTTGGGCTAGAGGTTTGGGGTAGGAACTTTACAAATCCAATTGGCCTTGCTGCTGGTTTCGATAAAAATGCTGAGGCCGTTGAGGGTCTATtgggtcttggatttggctttgtGGAAGTTGGCTCTGTGACACCACAGCCTCAAGAGGGAAATCCCAAGCCTCGGATATTCAGATTGAAAGAGCATGG TGCTGTAATCAATCGCTGCGGGTTCAACAGTGAAGGAATTGTAGTAGTCGCTAAGCGTCTTGGGGCACAACATGGTAAGCGGAAGATGGAGGAAACTTCGAGCTATCCTTCATCAACCAGTAATGTAAAGCAGGGAGGGAAAGCAGGACCTGGAATTCTGGGTGTCAATCTTGGCAAGAACAAGACTAGTGAAGATGCTGCTGCTGACTACATCCAAGGAGTTCATTCGTTGTCGCAGTATGTTGATTACCTG GTCATTAATATCTCCTCGCCAAATACTCCAGGCCTTCGGGCCTTGCAAGGTAGAAAGCAATTGAGGGAGCTTGTGAAGAAG GTGCATGATGCACGGGATGAAATGCAGTGGGCTGAAGATGGTCCACCACCATTGCTTGTGAAGATCGCACCGGACTTGTCGAAGGAGGACCTTGAGGACATTGCTGCG GTTGCTCTTTCTTCCAAGTTGGATGGCCTG ATTATATCGAACACAACAATTGCAAGGCCGCCTCCTGCAGATGCACATCCACTAGCTCAAGAAACCGGTGGATTAAGTGGGAAGCCTCTGTTTGACTCATCTACCCGCGTCCTCAAGGAGATGTATATCCTTACCGGG GGCACTGTTCCCCTCATAGGCTGTGGTGGTGTAACTAG CGGTGAGGATGCGTACAAGAAGATACGTTCTGGAGCTACACTTGTTCAACTTTACACTGCCCTTGCCTATGGTGGTCCAGCTCTCATCCCAAGAATAAAG GCTGAGCTAGCAGAATGTCTAGAAaggactgttgtgggtatacttcatgggtgtaccatcgacagtgcctggatccggcaagcccgggtggcccatagatggtga
- the LOC124674097 gene encoding thioredoxin X, chloroplastic-like → MASAPSTTFAPPPLRSPTRYFARLPLPQPAILCLRAPAPAAGRLALAVARASVRCRAAVKLVGDGEFEAEVLQSELPVLVDFVADWCGPCRLVAPVVDWASEEYEGRLKIVKIDHDANPQIIEKYKVYGLPALILFKNGQEVPGSRREGAINKTKFKDYIEPLLETSNVA, encoded by the exons ATGGCGTCCGCGCCGAGCACCACCTTCGCGCCCCCTCCACTCCGCTCGCCCACCCGATACTTCGCCCGTCTGCCGCTTCCTCAGCCGGCCATCCTCTGCCTCCGCGCGCCCGCACCGGCGGCGGGCCGGCTCGCCCTCGCCGTAGCGCGCGCGAGCGTGCGGTGCCGCGCGGCGGTGAAGCTCGTCGGGGACGGCGAGTTCGAGGCGGAGGTGCTGCAGTCGGAGCTTCCCGTGCTCGTCGACTTCGTCGCGGACTGGTGCGGGCCCTGCCGCCTCGTCGCGCCCGTCGTTGACTGGGCCTCCGAG GAATACGAGGGGAGATTAAAGATTGTCAAGATCGACCATGATGCAAATCCTCAAATCATCGAAAAATACAAGGTTTACGGTCTCCCGGCGTTGATACTCTTCAAGAACGGGCAGGAGGTGCCAGGGAGCAGGAGAGAAGGCGCGATAAACAAAACCAAGTTCAAGGATTACATTGAACCCCTCTTGGAGACCTCAAATGTTGCTTAG